In Deltaproteobacteria bacterium, the following are encoded in one genomic region:
- a CDS encoding response regulator, with the protein MEEPKILIVDDDPDIVEALKMTLEASHYKVYTAANGTEGLKQVKAVNPNLIILDVMMDTITEGFQVTYQLRNPDSKSEYAPYSKIPILMLTAIVEKKRMKFSTQADGDFLPVDDFVEKPIRPQVLLEKVKKLLNK; encoded by the coding sequence ATGGAAGAACCAAAAATCTTGATCGTAGACGATGATCCCGACATCGTAGAAGCCTTGAAGATGACCCTGGAGGCCAGCCATTATAAAGTCTACACAGCGGCCAATGGTACGGAGGGGCTGAAGCAGGTCAAAGCCGTGAATCCCAACCTGATCATCCTGGACGTGATGATGGACACCATCACCGAAGGGTTCCAGGTGACCTACCAGCTTCGCAACCCCGACTCCAAGTCCGAGTACGCCCCATACTCCAAGATCCCCATCTTGATGCTCACGGCCATTGTGGAAAAAAAGCGGATGAAGTTCTCCACTCAAGCCGACGGAGACTTTTTGCCCGTGGATGATTTTGTGGAGAAGCCGATTCGCCCCCAGGTCCTTCTGGAGAAAGTGAAAAAGTTGCTAAACAAATGA
- a CDS encoding HypC/HybG/HupF family hydrogenase formation chaperone yields the protein MCVAIPARVKSTEGIMAEVEVGGVSRKVSLQLTPEAQKGDYVLVHAGFAIHVIDEQEARETMKLFEELGALEAK from the coding sequence ATGTGCGTTGCTATCCCGGCAAGGGTCAAATCGACCGAAGGAATCATGGCTGAAGTTGAAGTTGGCGGGGTCTCGCGGAAAGTCAGCCTCCAGCTAACCCCCGAAGCCCAAAAGGGGGACTATGTGCTGGTGCACGCTGGCTTCGCCATCCATGTCATCGACGAGCAAGAGGCCCGGGAGACCATGAAACTTTTCGAAGAGCTGGGAGCTCTGGAAGCTAAGTAA
- the mutY gene encoding A/G-specific adenine glycosylase, whose protein sequence is MLQRSLLHWYARHQRNLPWRKKRDPYWIMVSEFMLQQTRVETVLPYFERFLKLFPTLPSLAQASLPKVLKAWAGLGYYARARHIHEAAKIIWRDFAGKIPSTKKNLLSLPGFGPYTAGAVASLAFNRPEPALDGNVRRVLLRVHGLWKSVPRNRLEKILEKFIKNFIPAGRASDFNQALMELGALICIPSQPRCPSCPVKNFCSYQRGGDKGKKRSGKKIRKEVWTVALVEQEGRFLLHRQEGKGLLAGLWQFPIVRVNKKGDAGELEKAKELKERKALRRMLQEKFGLRIKIKGSLPPQDHSFTHIQVTMKPFLCSVVRLSSALPVSKNVRWIKPLNFSRYPISKAMSKIAALILDPPPREATSG, encoded by the coding sequence GTGTTGCAACGCTCTCTTCTCCACTGGTATGCCAGGCACCAAAGAAATTTGCCCTGGCGGAAAAAGCGGGACCCTTATTGGATCATGGTCTCGGAGTTTATGTTGCAGCAGACGCGGGTCGAAACGGTCCTGCCTTATTTTGAGCGTTTCCTGAAACTTTTCCCCACCCTGCCATCTTTGGCTCAGGCTTCCTTGCCCAAAGTGCTCAAAGCTTGGGCTGGCTTGGGTTACTATGCCCGGGCCAGGCACATCCACGAAGCGGCCAAAATCATCTGGCGAGATTTTGCCGGAAAAATTCCGTCAACGAAAAAAAACCTTCTCTCCCTTCCCGGATTCGGCCCTTATACTGCAGGAGCAGTAGCCAGCCTGGCCTTCAACAGGCCTGAGCCCGCGCTGGATGGCAATGTCAGGCGTGTCCTCCTTCGCGTGCATGGCCTCTGGAAAAGTGTACCGAGGAACCGACTGGAAAAAATTTTAGAAAAATTTATTAAAAATTTTATCCCTGCCGGCCGGGCCTCGGATTTTAATCAGGCCTTGATGGAACTTGGCGCCCTGATCTGCATTCCCTCCCAACCAAGGTGCCCTTCTTGTCCGGTTAAAAACTTCTGCTCTTACCAGAGAGGGGGAGATAAGGGGAAAAAGCGTTCGGGGAAAAAAATCCGGAAAGAGGTTTGGACCGTTGCTTTGGTTGAACAAGAAGGCCGATTTCTTTTGCACCGCCAAGAAGGAAAAGGCCTCCTGGCAGGCCTCTGGCAGTTTCCCATTGTGAGGGTGAACAAAAAAGGGGATGCAGGGGAGTTAGAAAAGGCAAAAGAATTAAAAGAAAGGAAAGCATTGAGAAGAATGCTGCAGGAGAAATTCGGGTTAAGAATCAAAATCAAAGGGTCTCTTCCTCCCCAAGATCATTCATTCACCCATATTCAAGTAACCATGAAGCCCTTTCTTTGCTCTGTGGTAAGGCTGTCCTCTGCCCTCCCGGTCTCAAAAAACGTTCGCTGGATCAAACCCCTCAATTTTTCCCGTTACCCCATCTCTAAGGCCATGAGCAAAATCGCCGCCTTGATTCTCGACCCTCCCCCAAGGGAAGCGACCAGCGGATGA
- the ilvD gene encoding dihydroxy-acid dehydratase, with product MGSNLRSKGLSPDVPQYYIRRALFKSMGYTDQDLEKPLVAIANTWNEILPGSYHLDRIAQAVKRGIQEAGGLATIFNVMAPCDGQGAGNVGFKYLLPSRDLVAASVEMMIEHASYDAAVMIGTCDKIIPGLIIAAARCNLPTVLVTGGWMPVGHYKGDRLDISSMGKYFVLYKQGKISREELNLVESCACPGPGACCVMGTANSMGIAAEAFGLSIPGNSGLCATDAALERLAEEAGRKVMEHLRNNLRARDIMSPAAFHNLVKVACATSGSTNLAIHFPAIAHELGYPFTLDDFDRISRQTPSLMEIKPSDPTYLMEDFGRAGGLQAVMKSMASLLDTRVLTASGQTLEKNLQKAEIRDPQVIRPLHNPRNKEGGLAVLKGNLGISVVKQTAVQPEMQKHRGPARVFEQEEDCINALLAGKVKEGEVLVIRYEGPRGGPGMREMVMATYLIVEMGLDRSVALVTDGRFSGTSGGPCIGHLVPEAMVGGPIAVLRDGDIIDIDIPSRRLNVELSDEEIKRRKATWKAPPPKVTHGWLAHFAKHATSADKGAYLE from the coding sequence ATGGGCTCCAATTTGAGAAGTAAGGGGTTGAGTCCGGATGTGCCCCAGTATTACATCCGACGCGCCTTGTTCAAATCCATGGGCTATACGGACCAGGATCTGGAAAAACCATTGGTGGCCATCGCCAACACCTGGAACGAAATCCTTCCCGGGTCTTATCATTTGGACCGGATTGCCCAGGCTGTCAAACGTGGCATCCAAGAAGCTGGGGGGCTGGCTACGATCTTCAATGTGATGGCTCCTTGCGACGGGCAGGGGGCGGGAAACGTGGGCTTTAAGTACCTTCTGCCCAGCCGGGACTTAGTGGCGGCCTCGGTGGAAATGATGATTGAACACGCCAGTTACGACGCGGCTGTGATGATCGGAACCTGCGACAAGATTATCCCCGGCCTGATCATCGCCGCCGCCCGCTGCAACCTTCCCACGGTGCTGGTTACCGGAGGGTGGATGCCGGTCGGGCATTATAAAGGAGACCGTTTAGACATCTCCTCCATGGGCAAATATTTTGTCCTGTACAAGCAGGGCAAAATTAGTCGGGAAGAACTAAACCTGGTGGAAAGCTGTGCCTGCCCGGGTCCGGGGGCTTGTTGCGTCATGGGAACGGCCAACAGTATGGGCATCGCCGCTGAAGCCTTCGGGCTATCCATTCCCGGCAATTCCGGGCTTTGTGCTACCGATGCGGCTCTGGAGAGACTGGCTGAAGAGGCCGGGCGCAAGGTCATGGAGCATTTGCGAAATAACCTCCGCGCGAGGGACATCATGAGTCCAGCGGCTTTTCATAATTTAGTCAAAGTCGCTTGCGCCACCAGCGGGTCTACCAACTTAGCCATCCACTTTCCAGCCATCGCTCACGAATTAGGATATCCCTTTACCTTGGACGATTTCGACCGCATCAGCCGCCAGACCCCCTCCCTTATGGAGATTAAGCCTTCGGACCCAACTTACCTGATGGAAGACTTCGGACGGGCCGGAGGGCTCCAGGCGGTCATGAAATCAATGGCCAGCCTTCTGGATACCAGGGTTTTGACTGCCAGCGGCCAAACCCTGGAAAAAAACTTGCAAAAAGCTGAAATCAGGGATCCACAAGTCATCCGCCCCCTGCACAATCCCCGGAACAAGGAAGGTGGCCTTGCCGTCTTAAAAGGGAACCTGGGCATTTCTGTGGTCAAACAAACCGCAGTCCAGCCGGAAATGCAGAAGCACCGGGGGCCCGCCCGCGTCTTTGAACAGGAAGAAGATTGTATTAATGCCCTGTTGGCAGGAAAGGTGAAAGAAGGGGAAGTTTTAGTCATCCGCTACGAAGGCCCCAGGGGTGGACCGGGGATGCGGGAGATGGTCATGGCGACCTACCTCATTGTCGAGATGGGCCTGGATAGGTCAGTGGCCCTGGTTACGGACGGTAGGTTTTCTGGAACCTCCGGTGGGCCCTGTATCGGGCATCTCGTCCCGGAAGCTATGGTAGGGGGCCCGATCGCAGTCCTCCGCGATGGGGACATCATCGACATCGACATCCCAAGCCGCCGCTTAAACGTAGAATTAAGCGACGAGGAGATCAAAAGAAGAAAAGCGACCTGGAAGGCCCCTCCGCCGAAAGTTACCCATGGCTGGTTAGCCCATTTCGCCAAACACGCGACCAGCGCGGATAAAGGTGCTTATCTGGAGTGA
- the hypD gene encoding hydrogenase formation protein HypD, whose product MKFIDEYRDGEKARRVIEEIHRQATEPMRLMEVCGTHTVSIARYGLRQVLPKTIELISGPGCPVCVTGNRELDKAISMARIPDAVVATFGDMMRVPGSHSTLALERAGGRDVRVVYSPLDGLKMAKENPHRKVIFLGVGFETTAPTVAATVLEAKKDGVKNFLVFSVHKTVPLALKALLDLGEVKLDGFLLPGHVSTIIGSHPYEFLAGKYGLACVISGFEPLDILHSILILVQQVKSRLSRVEIQYKRGVYPEGNLKALQIMGQVFEPSDVEWRGLGLIKGTGLALRQEFAEFDAPRAFDLQVPPTREEGACRCGEVLRGLIRPQLCPLFARGCSPQNPVGPCMVSSEGSCAAAYKYDS is encoded by the coding sequence ATGAAGTTCATCGATGAATACCGAGATGGAGAGAAAGCCCGGCGAGTGATCGAGGAGATTCACCGTCAAGCTACCGAGCCGATGAGGTTGATGGAGGTCTGTGGCACCCACACGGTATCCATTGCCCGATACGGTCTGCGCCAAGTTCTACCTAAAACGATCGAACTCATCTCCGGCCCTGGCTGTCCCGTTTGCGTTACCGGGAACAGGGAGCTGGACAAGGCTATCTCCATGGCCCGTATTCCGGATGCTGTGGTGGCTACTTTTGGGGATATGATGCGCGTCCCCGGTTCCCATTCCACCCTGGCGTTGGAGAGAGCGGGGGGCCGGGATGTGCGAGTGGTTTACTCACCGCTGGATGGCTTGAAGATGGCTAAAGAAAACCCCCATCGGAAAGTCATCTTCCTGGGAGTAGGATTTGAGACCACGGCTCCGACCGTGGCGGCCACAGTCCTGGAAGCCAAGAAGGATGGCGTGAAAAATTTTTTAGTCTTCTCTGTACATAAGACTGTCCCCCTGGCCTTGAAAGCCTTGCTCGACCTGGGGGAAGTAAAACTGGATGGATTCTTACTGCCGGGCCATGTGAGCACGATCATTGGTAGCCACCCTTATGAATTCCTGGCCGGAAAATACGGCCTGGCCTGTGTGATCTCTGGATTTGAGCCCCTGGATATTCTTCATTCTATCCTGATATTGGTGCAGCAGGTGAAAAGCCGGCTATCTCGGGTGGAGATCCAGTACAAGCGGGGTGTATATCCGGAGGGAAATCTTAAAGCCCTTCAGATCATGGGCCAGGTGTTTGAACCCTCGGATGTAGAATGGCGTGGTTTGGGGTTAATCAAGGGGACCGGGTTAGCTTTACGGCAGGAGTTCGCTGAGTTCGATGCTCCCCGGGCTTTTGACCTTCAAGTTCCCCCGACCAGAGAAGAGGGGGCATGCCGCTGCGGAGAGGTCCTCCGCGGTTTGATCCGGCCGCAGCTATGCCCTTTATTTGCCAGGGGTTGTTCTCCTCAAAATCCGGTAGGCCCATGCATGGTTTCTTCGGAAGGGTCCTGCGCTGCAGCTTATAAATATGATTCGTGA
- a CDS encoding rubrerythrin family protein — MALTGSQTEKNLQEAFAGESQANRKYLAFAKKAEQEGFKQVAKLFRAAAEAETVHAHAHLRALAGIRSTKENLQEAIAGETHEFKKMYPEMLAKAKAEGVKQAEISFDYANQVEKIHAALYENALANLGKNKQVDYYVCPVCGYTVEEKAPDTCPICQTLGSKFIKIS; from the coding sequence ATGGCACTGACGGGTTCACAAACGGAAAAAAATTTGCAGGAGGCCTTTGCCGGGGAATCCCAGGCCAACCGTAAATATTTGGCTTTCGCCAAGAAAGCGGAACAGGAAGGTTTTAAGCAAGTGGCCAAACTGTTCAGGGCTGCGGCCGAGGCGGAAACCGTCCACGCTCATGCCCACTTGCGGGCCCTGGCAGGGATTCGATCCACCAAGGAAAACCTCCAGGAGGCCATCGCCGGCGAGACCCACGAGTTCAAGAAAATGTACCCGGAGATGCTGGCAAAGGCCAAGGCGGAGGGTGTGAAACAAGCAGAAATCAGCTTTGACTACGCCAACCAGGTGGAAAAGATCCACGCCGCCCTTTATGAAAATGCTTTAGCTAACCTGGGAAAGAACAAGCAAGTAGACTATTACGTTTGTCCGGTCTGCGGGTACACAGTAGAAGAGAAAGCCCCAGATACTTGCCCCATTTGCCAGACCCTGGGCTCCAAGTTTATCAAAATTTCCTGA
- the hypE gene encoding hydrogenase expression/formation protein HypE: METERILLAHGSGGELSHELVASLFVKVFTNSFLDPLDDMAVLRVGENRLAFTTDSYVVTPVFFPGGDIGKLAVCGTVNDLAMGGALPLFLSAGFIIEEGFPFASLEKIVISMQKTAAEAGVKIVTGDTKVVNRGGADQIFINTAGIGLIPDGVGISGSLARPGDRILLSGSIGDHGVAILSSREGLQFSTTLESDCAPLNGLVASMLEVSPKIHCLRDPTRGGLSSTLNELARQSGVGIWVEEQRIPIKEEVRGACELLGLDPLILANEGKLVAVVAPEAAAKILQRMQAHPLGKDAAIIGEVQEEPRGKVVLRTSIGSTRLMDMIVGEPLPRIC; the protein is encoded by the coding sequence ATAGAGACGGAAAGAATTCTCCTGGCTCACGGTAGCGGGGGCGAGCTCAGCCACGAGCTGGTCGCTTCGCTTTTTGTCAAAGTTTTCACTAATTCTTTCCTGGATCCCCTCGACGACATGGCTGTACTACGGGTCGGGGAAAACCGACTGGCCTTCACCACGGACAGCTATGTGGTTACCCCGGTATTCTTTCCCGGAGGAGACATCGGCAAGCTGGCGGTTTGCGGAACGGTGAACGATCTGGCCATGGGAGGCGCCCTCCCGCTCTTCTTGAGCGCAGGATTTATTATCGAGGAAGGCTTTCCCTTTGCCTCCCTGGAGAAGATTGTAATCTCCATGCAAAAGACGGCTGCGGAAGCCGGCGTAAAAATCGTCACCGGGGATACGAAAGTGGTCAACCGCGGCGGGGCGGATCAAATCTTCATCAACACGGCGGGAATTGGCCTCATTCCCGATGGGGTGGGTATCTCTGGAAGCCTGGCGCGCCCCGGGGACCGCATCCTTCTCAGCGGGAGCATCGGGGACCATGGGGTGGCCATCCTGAGTTCCCGGGAAGGCCTGCAATTTTCCACTACCCTCGAGAGCGATTGTGCTCCCTTGAATGGGTTAGTAGCCAGCATGCTGGAAGTTTCCCCCAAGATCCATTGCCTGCGCGATCCAACCCGTGGCGGACTTTCCAGCACGCTGAACGAACTGGCCCGGCAGTCGGGAGTGGGCATCTGGGTGGAGGAGCAACGGATCCCCATCAAAGAAGAAGTACGTGGAGCCTGCGAGCTTTTGGGTTTAGACCCTTTGATCCTGGCCAATGAAGGCAAGCTCGTAGCGGTTGTTGCCCCCGAGGCTGCGGCAAAGATTCTCCAGCGAATGCAAGCCCACCCTCTGGGAAAGGATGCGGCCATCATCGGGGAGGTTCAAGAAGAGCCGAGAGGAAAAGTGGTTTTGCGCACATCAATTGGATCGACGCGCCTGATGGACATGATCGTTGGGGAACCGCTCCCCAGGATCTGTTAA